CGGATTTACTGAACTATGCCCTGCCTAAGCTCAGGGAACTGCCGTTTATTGAGCTATACGGCTGTGACACGACGCAGGACAACAAGACGGGCATTATCGCCTTCAATGTCAAGGATGTGCACCCGCATGATGTGGCCTCCATTCTCGACAATGACGGCGTAGCCGTGCGGGCGGGCCATCACTGCGCTCAGCCTTTGCACCGTTATCTCGGGCAGAATGCGACCTGCCGGGCCAGCTTCTACCTGTATAACACGCGGGAAGACATTGACCGCTGGATTGAATCGTTAAAGAAAGTAAGAGGTGTACTTGGTTATGGCGCTTGATGATGTGTATACGGAAGTTTTAGGAGAACATAGCCGCAACCCCGACCATAAGCATAAACTTTCCTGTGCCACCTGTCAGATGAAGGGCAAGAACCCCAGCTGTGGTGATGAAATCACCATTGAACTGCAGGTGGAAGGCGGCGTTGTAAAAGAAGCTGCCTTTACCGGCGTGGGCTGCGCCATTTCCCAGGCCAGCACCGATATCATGGCCGAGCTTATCCGCGGCAAGCGTGTTGAAGATGCCCGCCGCCTTGCCAATAAATTCATCTCCATGATTAAAGGCGAACTGGTGGATGAGGATG
The Selenomonas ruminantium AC2024 DNA segment above includes these coding regions:
- the sufU gene encoding Fe-S cluster assembly sulfur transfer protein SufU → MALDDVYTEVLGEHSRNPDHKHKLSCATCQMKGKNPSCGDEITIELQVEGGVVKEAAFTGVGCAISQASTDIMAELIRGKRVEDARRLANKFISMIKGELVDEDELEELDEALALKNVAHMPARVKCAVLAWHTLDDALKDQK